One genomic window of Legionella jordanis includes the following:
- a CDS encoding PRC-barrel domain-containing protein, which produces MPSQIVNADDVVGVKVQNLQGEDLGKVEALMLDKYEGFVSYVVLSFGGFLGMGDKLFAMPWSIFTYDDKKDCFIIAVDKETLKNSPGFDKHHWPDMSNPTWGASIHKYYGALPNRARH; this is translated from the coding sequence ATGCCTAGTCAAATTGTAAATGCCGATGATGTTGTCGGTGTAAAAGTGCAAAATTTGCAAGGTGAGGATTTGGGCAAAGTTGAAGCCCTGATGTTAGATAAGTATGAGGGTTTTGTGTCCTATGTTGTATTGTCTTTTGGCGGCTTTTTAGGCATGGGGGATAAATTATTTGCAATGCCTTGGAGTATTTTTACTTACGACGATAAAAAAGATTGCTTCATTATTGCGGTGGATAAGGAAACTCTGAAAAATTCCCCGGGTTTTGACAAACATCACTGGCCCGATATGTCAAATCCAACTTGGGGAGCTTCCATTCACAAATATTACGGAGCGTTACCTAACCGTGCCAGACATTAG
- a CDS encoding SDR family oxidoreductase yields MPHGKQQQPPQHQAKQPGIEAFMHPKPEYISPQYKGSDKLLGKKALITGGDSGIGRAVACAFALEGADVVIQYLNTEQQDAEETKEFIENAGRKCWLLPSPLDSYEVCEQLVKRALEACSHINILVNNAAEQHPKGSVDEISPEQLEQTFRTNFFAYFYMVKSLLPHMEKGDVIINTTSVTAYKGSEHLIDYSATKGAILAFTRSLSQNLISKGIRVNGVAPGPIWTPLIPASFTADEVEEFGSQVPMSRAGQPSEVAPSYVFLASADSSYMTGQVLHPNGGVIVNS; encoded by the coding sequence ATGCCTCATGGAAAACAGCAGCAACCACCGCAACATCAAGCCAAACAACCCGGCATTGAGGCCTTCATGCACCCAAAGCCGGAATACATCTCTCCTCAGTATAAAGGAAGCGACAAGTTGCTTGGCAAAAAAGCGCTCATCACTGGAGGTGATAGTGGAATAGGACGAGCAGTAGCCTGTGCATTTGCACTGGAAGGGGCTGATGTCGTCATCCAGTATTTAAATACAGAACAGCAGGATGCAGAAGAAACAAAAGAATTCATCGAAAATGCAGGTAGAAAGTGTTGGTTGTTGCCATCGCCGCTGGACAGTTATGAAGTTTGTGAACAACTCGTAAAAAGAGCCCTGGAGGCTTGCTCACATATTAACATTTTAGTTAATAATGCTGCTGAACAACATCCTAAGGGTAGCGTGGATGAAATCAGTCCTGAACAATTAGAGCAAACCTTTAGAACCAACTTTTTTGCTTATTTCTATATGGTTAAGTCTTTATTGCCTCATATGGAAAAAGGCGACGTCATTATCAATACCACTTCGGTGACGGCTTACAAAGGCAGTGAGCATTTAATTGATTATTCAGCGACCAAAGGGGCTATCCTCGCCTTTACGCGTTCCCTTTCGCAAAATCTAATTTCGAAAGGAATACGAGTAAATGGCGTTGCTCCAGGACCCATCTGGACCCCCTTGATTCCGGCAAGTTTTACCGCTGATGAAGTGGAGGAATTTGGCTCTCAGGTACCAATGAGCCGGGCAGGACAGCCCTCTGAGGTGGCACCTTCCTATGTATTTCTTGCTTCAGCAGACTCATCTTATATGACGGGACAGGTTCTCCATCCGAATGGAGGAGTAATTGTAAACAGTTAA
- a CDS encoding BON domain-containing protein gives MDRVFSLKTMAILLCSSLSFGAYAAYTNNGSSSTLTVQPNPSPPTQNQNAAQPGLNQNVSSPSSVGPGAIQLTDTALQSSVQAALGAYKDKVKVSVKNSVVYLSGQLNSDTDYEKIVALTQSTPGVGNINVDNLTVKGSSQPLTDSFLTARVKGTLIKANLMGKDLPAWSIGVETKNGQVYLSGQVVSEQEKQAIINVVKSVPGVVQVQDRMEVSGTSTTNTTSADY, from the coding sequence ATGGACAGAGTATTTTCCTTAAAAACGATGGCTATTTTACTGTGCAGCAGTCTGAGTTTTGGAGCCTATGCTGCTTACACCAATAATGGTTCCAGTTCCACATTAACGGTCCAGCCTAACCCATCTCCCCCGACACAAAATCAAAATGCTGCCCAACCTGGTTTGAATCAGAATGTTTCCAGTCCCTCTAGCGTTGGGCCTGGTGCCATTCAATTAACGGATACCGCCTTGCAATCTTCAGTGCAAGCTGCACTGGGAGCTTACAAAGATAAAGTGAAAGTGAGCGTAAAAAACTCCGTTGTTTATTTAAGTGGGCAGTTAAATTCTGATACTGATTATGAAAAAATTGTGGCTTTAACACAATCCACGCCGGGTGTGGGGAACATCAATGTGGATAACTTAACTGTAAAAGGGAGCTCACAACCATTAACAGATAGCTTTTTAACCGCACGAGTAAAAGGTACATTAATTAAGGCTAATTTAATGGGCAAGGATTTACCTGCTTGGTCCATAGGAGTAGAAACAAAAAACGGTCAAGTTTATTTATCTGGCCAAGTTGTCTCCGAACAAGAAAAACAAGCCATTATTAATGTGGTGAAATCCGTACCGGGTGTAGTTCAGGTTCAAGATCGCATGGAAGTGAGCGGAACAAGTACTACCAATACAACTTCAGCCGATTACTAA
- a CDS encoding endonuclease/exonuclease/phosphatase family protein has product MPKTVRITTYNINWGKGSWKLTAPLASMEALKATHADVILLQETTPFWQEILEKNFMKRYPHRYFRHHDNAGGLAILSKFPCETLEYGHPQIGWHPLWIFKAETILGPVQFVNLHLTPPLKNETSMGLFFHALFTSAPIRLREIYYLKSKLNSDYPTIIAGDFNEGDRGHAVKDLRASNYIDALKATQFRGYTWRWRIAVLSIKERLDRIFSSPSLTPIQSQVIYGGDSDHFPLSVDFINNNEKSERNFF; this is encoded by the coding sequence ATGCCAAAGACTGTAAGGATAACTACTTATAATATCAACTGGGGGAAAGGCTCCTGGAAGCTTACAGCTCCGCTCGCCAGCATGGAAGCGTTAAAGGCGACCCATGCTGACGTAATTCTCTTGCAAGAAACCACTCCATTTTGGCAGGAAATTCTTGAAAAAAACTTTATGAAAAGATATCCCCATCGTTACTTTCGCCATCATGATAATGCAGGTGGCTTGGCCATCCTGTCAAAATTTCCCTGTGAAACCCTTGAATATGGACACCCTCAGATTGGATGGCATCCCCTTTGGATTTTTAAGGCGGAAACCATTCTGGGGCCCGTACAATTTGTCAATCTTCACTTAACACCGCCATTGAAGAATGAAACCAGCATGGGCTTATTCTTTCATGCCCTATTTACTTCAGCCCCAATAAGATTAAGGGAAATTTATTACTTGAAAAGCAAATTAAATTCAGACTATCCCACAATTATTGCTGGAGATTTTAATGAAGGGGATCGAGGTCATGCTGTTAAAGATTTGCGCGCAAGCAATTACATTGATGCGCTTAAAGCCACTCAATTTAGAGGTTACACTTGGCGCTGGCGAATCGCAGTCTTATCCATTAAAGAACGTCTGGACAGAATCTTTTCCTCTCCTTCCTTAACGCCCATTCAAAGTCAGGTTATTTATGGTGGAGATTCAGATCATTTTCCACTGTCGGTGGATTTCATTAATAACAATGAAAAATCTGAGAGGAATTTCTTTTAA
- a CDS encoding MFS transporter has translation MQNDQRRLLILSSLGGVLEFYDFIIFAIFAGYISHAFFPLSNRLSGLMVAFATFAIGYLVRPLGGIVFGHFGDRIGRKKTFTISILMMAVATLGIGIFPDYEHIGMAAPIAVILLRILQGFSIGGEIPGAITYVSEALAEQKGLGCGIIFFALTMGIVLGSLVNALMNSFLSDSQMQAFGWRVPFVLGGIFGLFSYLLRRGLHESTAFLTIERSIERYPIIEVFRQKLFAVMAGIFITALCAVIVTSLFLFTPAYFNEVLHLPANAYIWQKTLAIGAGSFLSIFFGYVSDVFSPRRLLLILIGLTAALAYPIFLIYVHYKELYYLAMMASSLLLGFSAGVIPRVLSELFPTQLRYSGIALSYNLGFAFFGGLTPFISLSLIYYSGWLASPSIYLLIVSALAILSFFFIPVQHSSHLQSEKKFEAQRSMGS, from the coding sequence ATGCAAAATGATCAGCGGCGTTTATTAATTCTTTCCAGCCTTGGCGGGGTTTTAGAATTTTACGATTTCATTATTTTTGCTATTTTTGCGGGCTATATTTCTCATGCCTTTTTTCCATTAAGCAATCGCTTGTCTGGTTTAATGGTTGCATTTGCTACATTTGCTATCGGCTATTTGGTGCGTCCGCTTGGTGGAATTGTTTTTGGCCATTTCGGTGATCGCATCGGACGAAAAAAAACCTTTACTATTTCCATTCTGATGATGGCGGTGGCCACTTTAGGTATTGGTATTTTCCCAGATTACGAACATATTGGAATGGCAGCACCGATAGCAGTAATTCTTCTAAGAATTCTCCAAGGTTTTTCCATCGGTGGGGAAATACCTGGTGCCATTACTTACGTCAGTGAAGCTTTGGCAGAGCAAAAGGGATTGGGTTGCGGGATAATTTTTTTTGCACTCACTATGGGTATTGTGTTGGGTTCTTTGGTCAATGCCTTAATGAATAGCTTTCTTTCTGATTCTCAGATGCAGGCTTTCGGTTGGCGCGTTCCTTTTGTCTTAGGCGGTATTTTTGGCTTGTTTAGTTATTTATTGCGTCGTGGTTTGCACGAATCAACAGCATTTCTGACCATCGAACGCTCCATTGAACGATACCCCATTATTGAAGTGTTCAGGCAGAAATTGTTTGCAGTAATGGCCGGCATTTTTATTACGGCCCTATGTGCAGTTATAGTAACTTCTTTATTTCTTTTTACCCCAGCCTATTTTAATGAAGTACTGCATTTGCCAGCAAATGCCTATATATGGCAAAAGACCTTGGCAATTGGTGCTGGTTCGTTTCTGAGCATTTTCTTTGGTTATGTAAGCGATGTATTTAGTCCAAGAAGATTGCTGTTGATTTTAATAGGCTTAACCGCCGCTTTGGCCTATCCAATTTTTCTTATTTATGTCCATTATAAAGAGTTATATTATCTTGCGATGATGGCTAGCTCCTTGTTGCTTGGTTTTTCCGCAGGTGTCATTCCGCGAGTACTCAGCGAATTATTTCCAACGCAATTACGCTATTCAGGCATTGCCTTAAGTTATAACCTTGGATTTGCTTTTTTTGGCGGACTAACCCCTTTTATATCTCTTAGTCTAATTTACTACAGCGGGTGGTTAGCGAGCCCTTCTATTTATCTGCTGATTGTTTCAGCATTGGCTATCTTGTCGTTTTTTTTCATTCCGGTTCAGCACAGCAGCCATTTGCAATCAGAAAAGAAATTCGAAGCTCAAAGATCTATGGGTTCTTAA